The Candidatus Binatus sp. genome window below encodes:
- the pal gene encoding peptidoglycan-associated lipoprotein Pal, with protein MTSRSTIARVVTIVGVAVMLALAACSSKKPAPIGGENNLNGSQLGENGVGKGGGNSLEDWKNGKFGAQGPLSDIHFAYNEYTIQEQDGSVLKSNASWLQARPQTRVQVEGHCDERGSEEYNIALGAKRAQAAKDYLVTLGISGSRISTISYGKELPLCTEHDESCWSQNRRDHFAVSE; from the coding sequence GTGACTAGTCGTTCGACGATCGCCAGAGTGGTTACGATTGTGGGTGTTGCGGTGATGCTGGCGCTGGCCGCATGCTCGTCGAAGAAGCCGGCCCCGATAGGCGGCGAAAACAATCTCAACGGGAGTCAACTTGGTGAAAATGGGGTTGGCAAGGGCGGCGGCAACTCGCTCGAGGACTGGAAGAACGGAAAATTCGGCGCGCAAGGTCCGCTCAGCGACATTCACTTCGCGTACAACGAGTACACGATTCAAGAGCAGGACGGCTCGGTGCTGAAATCCAATGCGAGCTGGCTGCAAGCGCGTCCGCAGACGCGGGTCCAGGTCGAGGGTCATTGCGATGAGCGCGGCTCCGAGGAATACAATATCGCGCTGGGCGCCAAGCGCGCGCAGGCCGCCAAGGATTACCTGGTGACACTGGGAATCAGCGGCAGCCGAATCTCGACGATCAGCTACGGCAAGGAGCTTCCACTTTGCACCGAGCACGACGAAAGCTGCTGGTCGCAGAACCGGCGCGATCACTTTGCGGTAAGCGAATAA
- a CDS encoding tetratricopeptide repeat protein: MRKTNWTIGAIAALAAAFALAGCAEQGDVQQLNQNEFTLRGMIASDRQQINSLKQQIQRQNDQIEELKHGAAGAGGNASSMNDRVASLEAEVKALQAGMAATPGAGADSVGPAPAPAVASAETPSGGAAAPATPAAIPPTWPSELDQEIADAGTSNEPGVKIYREGLDAMKAAKYPLAVTRFTKLQHAYPKSPLSEPAEYFAANALFETGGYDQAILQFNDLVMRFPKGKYASAALLREAQAFVKLNDRIDARLTLQKLVADHAGTPEADSANTMMKDLASD, encoded by the coding sequence GTGCGAAAAACGAACTGGACGATCGGCGCCATCGCCGCCCTTGCCGCGGCCTTCGCGCTGGCCGGATGCGCCGAGCAAGGCGACGTGCAGCAGCTCAATCAAAACGAGTTCACCCTGCGCGGGATGATCGCGAGCGACCGCCAGCAAATCAATTCCCTCAAGCAGCAGATTCAACGTCAGAACGATCAGATCGAGGAGCTCAAGCACGGCGCCGCCGGCGCTGGCGGCAACGCCTCGTCGATGAACGATCGAGTCGCGAGCCTCGAGGCCGAAGTGAAAGCATTGCAGGCCGGGATGGCGGCAACGCCCGGCGCGGGGGCAGACTCCGTCGGCCCGGCGCCCGCGCCGGCAGTAGCGTCGGCAGAGACGCCGTCGGGCGGCGCCGCTGCGCCCGCCACGCCCGCCGCGATCCCTCCGACCTGGCCGAGCGAACTCGATCAGGAAATTGCGGACGCCGGGACTTCGAACGAGCCGGGCGTGAAGATCTATCGCGAAGGCCTCGACGCGATGAAGGCCGCCAAGTATCCGCTCGCGGTTACCAGGTTCACCAAGCTGCAGCATGCGTACCCGAAATCGCCGCTGAGCGAGCCGGCCGAATACTTTGCCGCCAACGCGTTGTTTGAAACCGGCGGTTACGACCAGGCGATTTTGCAGTTCAACGATCTCGTGATGCGCTTTCCCAAGGGCAAATACGCCAGCGCCGCCTTGCTGCGCGAGGCGCAGGCATTTGTCAAGCTCAACGATCGAATCGACGCGCGCCTGACCCTGCAGAAGCTGGTCGCCGATCACGCGGGAACTCCGGAAGCGGACTCCGCGAACACGATGATGAAAGATCTCGCGAGCGATTAA
- a CDS encoding bifunctional riboflavin kinase/FAD synthetase, whose amino-acid sequence MEIIRDLGALARHPYPVTAIGNFDGVHLGHRAILKAAIDHARAAGGTAFALTFDPLPAKLLAPARAPRLILTPDDKLEMLRLSGTDGVIVLDFTRALSLLSPRDFVRDYLRAKIGVHEVVVGHSVSFGHNRAGNAAMMVELGREFGFDTEVVGPIKIGGIEVSSTKVRGAIAAGDLRGAARLLGRYHFLRGTVVRGRERGRTIGFPTANLANETECIPPDGVYAARVILDDGAYPAIANIGMRPTFSESERSIEAHIFDFTRDLYGTRIKLELVERIRAERKFDNADALKAQIALDLSKVREVLSAA is encoded by the coding sequence ATGGAAATAATTCGCGACCTCGGAGCGCTCGCGCGCCATCCCTACCCGGTCACCGCGATCGGTAATTTCGACGGCGTCCACCTCGGCCATCGCGCGATCTTGAAGGCCGCAATCGATCACGCGCGCGCGGCCGGCGGCACCGCGTTCGCGCTCACGTTCGATCCGCTGCCGGCCAAACTGCTGGCGCCGGCCCGCGCGCCGCGGTTGATCCTGACCCCGGATGACAAACTCGAAATGCTGCGGCTGTCGGGCACCGACGGCGTGATCGTGCTCGATTTCACGCGCGCCCTGAGCCTGCTCTCGCCCCGCGATTTCGTGCGCGACTACCTGCGCGCAAAGATCGGCGTGCACGAAGTGGTGGTCGGGCACAGCGTAAGCTTCGGCCACAATCGCGCGGGCAACGCGGCCATGATGGTCGAACTCGGCCGCGAATTCGGTTTCGATACGGAGGTGGTCGGACCGATCAAAATCGGCGGCATCGAAGTCAGTTCAACCAAGGTGCGCGGGGCGATCGCGGCCGGCGACCTGCGCGGCGCCGCCAGGCTGCTGGGCCGTTACCACTTTTTACGCGGGACCGTGGTGCGCGGACGCGAGCGCGGACGGACCATCGGATTTCCGACGGCGAATCTCGCCAACGAGACAGAATGCATCCCGCCCGACGGCGTTTACGCCGCCCGCGTCATCCTCGACGACGGCGCCTACCCGGCGATCGCCAACATCGGGATGCGTCCGACATTTTCGGAGAGCGAGCGATCGATCGAGGCGCATATCTTCGACTTCACGCGCGACCTCTACGGGACGCGGATCAAGCTCGAACTGGTCGAACGAATCCGCGCCGAGCGCAAGTTCGACAACGCCGATGCGCTCAAGGCGCAGATCGCTCTGGACCTGAGCAAGGTGCGCGAGGTCCTGTCCGCGGCCTAG
- a CDS encoding LLM class F420-dependent oxidoreductase — translation MKVGLFALGIGTGARPGVIAKTAEAAERCGVSTLWAAEHVVLFDRQDSRYPYAESGVFPLPGGADWLDPFITLTFAAAVTRTIRLATGICLVPEHNPVVLAKEVASLDRLSKGRFALGVGIGWSAEEFAALGIPFERRAQRTREYIEVMRRLWSEEVTTFHGEFVNFDAARSFPKPVRGGKLPIIFGGESAPALKRSADIGNGWFGFSVGPDEAAPLADKLRAMLKANGRDPSEVEIMVCPYTKQITSGDLKKYGAAGVNELVIPAYPPNDESEIGRWIEQIARDWIEPAAKIR, via the coding sequence ATGAAGGTCGGCCTGTTCGCGCTGGGAATCGGCACGGGCGCGCGTCCCGGCGTGATTGCGAAGACGGCCGAGGCGGCAGAGCGTTGCGGAGTTTCAACGCTATGGGCGGCGGAGCACGTCGTGCTTTTCGACCGCCAGGATTCCCGGTACCCCTACGCGGAGAGTGGCGTGTTCCCCCTGCCGGGCGGTGCGGACTGGCTCGATCCATTTATCACGCTGACGTTTGCGGCGGCGGTGACCCGAACGATCCGGCTGGCGACGGGGATCTGCCTGGTGCCGGAGCACAACCCCGTCGTGCTGGCCAAGGAAGTCGCGAGCCTGGACCGGCTCTCCAAAGGACGATTCGCGCTGGGGGTGGGGATCGGATGGTCGGCGGAGGAATTTGCGGCGCTGGGAATTCCGTTCGAGCGGCGCGCGCAGCGGACGCGTGAGTACATCGAAGTGATGCGGCGGCTGTGGTCCGAGGAGGTGACGACCTTCCACGGCGAATTCGTGAATTTTGATGCGGCGAGAAGTTTTCCGAAGCCGGTGCGCGGCGGAAAGCTGCCGATAATCTTCGGCGGCGAAAGCGCGCCCGCGTTGAAACGCTCGGCAGACATCGGCAACGGATGGTTCGGCTTCAGCGTTGGACCGGACGAGGCGGCGCCGCTGGCGGACAAGCTGCGCGCGATGCTGAAAGCCAACGGACGCGACCCGAGCGAAGTCGAAATCATGGTCTGCCCGTATACCAAGCAGATCACTTCCGGCGATTTGAAGAAGTACGGCGCGGCCGGCGTCAACGAACTGGTGATACCCGCCTATCCGCCCAACGACGAGTCGGAAATCGGCCGATGGATCGAGCAGATCGCGCGCGACTGGATCGAACCCGCCGCAAAAATCCGCTAG
- the hemE gene encoding uroporphyrinogen decarboxylase translates to MNPQTDSNSSDGTPGFGRLRVVAFESRMAAEVATMIERRGGVAIIAPAMREVPLEDNHAALDFADRLLAGKSEFEAVIFMTGVGTRALFQAMETRHQRASIAAALAAIATVARGPKAIRAMRDLGVEPSIMVPEPNTWREVLSALASQVELKGKRVAIQEYGVSNHELTAGLEARGARVTIIPVYRWTLPADRAPLRAALNAIAAGAADVAIFTSSNQVTNVIQLADAEGIGDAVRRGLARMAVGSIGPVCSEQIRAYGLRVDFEPEHSKLGHLVKAAAAQAASILIANRADTHRIEPGPAPNPRRRAISNAPRSPLADHPMLKACRREAAPYTPVWLMRQAGRYMPEYRRVRERHGFLEMCKRPELAAEVTVTAVERLKVDAAIIFADILLPLIPMEVGLHFEKGDGPVIDRPVRTEADLERIPTVDVAALGFVGEAIKLVHRAIGATTPLIGFAGAPFTLASYLIEGGSSRQYQATKTFMYMQPETWHRLMERLARTTADYLKMQIAAGADIVQIFDSWVGSLGPDDYRRFVLPHTASVIAAIPADVPVIHFGTVTGNLLELMREAGGDVIGLDWRVDLAQAWARLNYSVAVQGNLDPIALFADVADIRTRARAILDQAGGRPGHIFNLGHGILPDTPVDHVIALVDAVHEMSAR, encoded by the coding sequence ATGAACCCACAGACAGACTCCAATTCCTCGGACGGCACGCCCGGCTTCGGCAGACTTCGCGTCGTCGCGTTCGAGAGCCGCATGGCGGCGGAAGTAGCGACGATGATCGAGCGGCGCGGCGGCGTCGCGATTATCGCGCCGGCGATGCGCGAGGTGCCGCTCGAGGACAATCACGCGGCGCTGGATTTCGCCGATCGCCTGCTGGCCGGCAAAAGCGAATTCGAGGCGGTCATTTTTATGACCGGCGTTGGGACCCGCGCGCTGTTCCAGGCGATGGAAACGCGCCATCAGCGGGCGTCGATAGCGGCGGCGCTGGCCGCAATCGCAACTGTGGCGCGCGGCCCGAAAGCTATTCGCGCGATGCGTGATCTTGGGGTCGAACCGTCAATAATGGTGCCGGAGCCGAATACCTGGCGCGAAGTGCTCAGCGCGCTCGCGTCGCAGGTCGAACTCAAGGGCAAGCGCGTCGCGATCCAGGAATACGGGGTTTCCAATCACGAGCTGACCGCGGGGCTCGAGGCGCGCGGCGCCCGGGTCACGATTATTCCGGTATATAGGTGGACGCTGCCGGCCGATCGCGCGCCGTTGCGGGCGGCGTTGAACGCGATCGCGGCGGGCGCAGCGGACGTGGCTATTTTCACCAGCTCGAACCAGGTCACGAACGTCATTCAGCTCGCCGACGCCGAGGGAATCGGCGACGCCGTCAGGCGCGGACTGGCGCGCATGGCGGTTGGCTCGATCGGACCGGTATGCTCGGAGCAGATTCGCGCCTACGGGCTGCGCGTGGACTTCGAGCCGGAGCATTCGAAGCTCGGCCATCTGGTTAAAGCGGCGGCGGCGCAGGCGGCTTCGATTCTAATCGCGAACCGCGCCGACACCCATCGGATTGAACCGGGCCCGGCGCCGAATCCGCGGCGGCGGGCGATTTCGAACGCGCCGCGATCTCCGCTCGCCGACCATCCGATGCTCAAGGCGTGCCGGCGCGAAGCCGCCCCCTACACTCCTGTCTGGCTGATGCGCCAGGCGGGCCGCTACATGCCGGAGTATCGGCGCGTTCGCGAGCGTCATGGCTTTCTCGAGATGTGCAAGCGGCCCGAGTTGGCCGCTGAAGTCACCGTCACGGCGGTCGAGCGGCTCAAGGTGGATGCGGCGATCATTTTCGCCGACATCCTGCTGCCTCTGATCCCGATGGAAGTCGGGCTGCATTTCGAAAAAGGCGACGGGCCGGTGATCGATCGCCCGGTTCGCACCGAGGCCGACCTCGAACGGATTCCCACCGTCGACGTGGCGGCGCTCGGCTTCGTTGGCGAGGCGATCAAGCTGGTGCATCGCGCGATCGGCGCGACGACTCCGCTGATCGGATTTGCCGGGGCGCCGTTCACGCTCGCGTCGTACCTGATCGAAGGCGGCTCGTCGCGGCAATACCAGGCGACCAAAACTTTCATGTACATGCAGCCCGAAACGTGGCATCGCCTGATGGAGCGGCTGGCGCGCACGACCGCGGATTATCTTAAGATGCAAATCGCGGCGGGCGCCGACATCGTCCAGATTTTCGACAGCTGGGTCGGCAGCCTTGGCCCGGACGACTATCGCCGCTTCGTGCTGCCGCATACCGCGTCGGTGATCGCGGCGATTCCCGCCGACGTGCCCGTAATCCACTTCGGGACCGTGACGGGAAACCTGCTCGAGCTGATGCGCGAGGCGGGCGGCGACGTTATCGGCCTGGATTGGCGCGTCGATCTGGCCCAGGCGTGGGCGCGGCTCAATTACAGCGTGGCGGTGCAGGGCAATCTCGATCCGATCGCGCTGTTCGCCGACGTTGCCGACATCCGCACACGCGCCCGCGCGATTCTCGATCAGGCGGGCGGACGCCCCGGACATATTTTCAATCTCGGCCACGGAATACTTCCGGATACGCCGGTCGATCACGTGATCGCACTGGTCGATGCGGTTCACGAGATGAGCGCACGCTGA
- the hemH gene encoding ferrochelatase — protein sequence MTTKAKCDAVLMIGFGGPTRADQVRPFLDSVLRGRPIPRERYEEVVHHYDLLGGRSPYNDLTMRQAAALREELAKKGARVPVAVGMAKWEPYVADSIRALADGGARRVLGFIMAAHRSEASFERYQATVNDARAALGEAAPEVVYPEGWHDHPLFIAAVASRTREAYARLDEQERPRARLIFTAHSIPLAMAQAGPYVEQLTQSARMVAAELGIGTWQFAYQSRSGSPREAWLEPDIKDALGRLEARPAVVVPIGFLCDHVEVLYDLDIEAAQIARAAGTRMERAPTVGDHPLFIEMMASIIAPYARG from the coding sequence ATGACCACGAAGGCAAAGTGCGACGCGGTGTTGATGATCGGGTTCGGCGGACCGACGCGCGCCGACCAGGTGCGGCCGTTTCTCGACAGCGTTCTGCGCGGACGGCCAATCCCGCGCGAGCGCTACGAGGAGGTGGTGCATCATTACGATCTTCTCGGCGGGCGCTCGCCGTACAACGATCTCACGATGCGGCAGGCGGCGGCGCTGCGCGAGGAGCTTGCAAAAAAAGGCGCGCGCGTGCCGGTCGCGGTCGGGATGGCCAAGTGGGAACCGTATGTTGCCGACTCGATCCGCGCGCTCGCTGACGGTGGAGCGCGGCGCGTGCTCGGCTTCATCATGGCGGCGCATCGCAGCGAAGCCAGCTTCGAGCGTTACCAGGCAACCGTCAACGACGCGCGCGCTGCTTTGGGCGAAGCGGCACCCGAAGTCGTGTATCCCGAGGGGTGGCACGACCATCCGCTGTTCATCGCGGCGGTGGCGTCGCGCACGCGCGAGGCGTACGCGCGGCTGGACGAGCAAGAGCGGCCGCGCGCGCGGCTGATCTTCACCGCGCACAGTATTCCGCTCGCGATGGCGCAGGCCGGGCCGTACGTCGAGCAGCTTACGCAGTCGGCGCGGATGGTCGCTGCGGAGCTTGGGATCGGCACGTGGCAATTCGCATATCAAAGCCGCAGCGGCAGCCCGCGCGAGGCGTGGCTCGAACCCGACATCAAGGATGCGCTTGGGCGCCTGGAGGCGAGGCCGGCGGTAGTCGTGCCGATCGGTTTTTTGTGCGATCACGTCGAAGTGCTGTACGATCTCGATATCGAGGCGGCGCAAATCGCGCGCGCGGCCGGAACCAGGATGGAGCGCGCGCCGACGGTCGGGGACCATCCGTTGTTTATCGAGATGATGGCTTCGATAATCGCGCCGTACGCGCGCGGCTGA
- the hemG gene encoding protoporphyrinogen oxidase has product MKRVAVIGGGITGLAAAYRLRELAATREFPLEVELLERGASCGGALETIRRDGFVIETGADSFLSEKPSAAELARRLGLGAELIPTREIYGKTFVVRAGRLVEVPAGFMMLATAHFGPVFRSPLFSPLGKFRMALEPFIATRTSGDDESLDSFVTRRLGREVLERVAQALAGGIYTADPKHLSTTATIPRFVEMERRHGSLFKGMRAAERARASQSPEVSGARWSLFQSFRNGMATLPETIAARLGGSIRTGAEVIGMSPTADGWRLALAAGGSIDANAVICAAPAYAAARIVSPLEPAAAKLLAGISYASAATVNLTFRESDFEGPPRAFGFVVPAIEHRRIIAASFSSFKFEGRAPAGAILARAFIGGELHREMMNLGDDEMVTAVRDEFRALLGVTAAPGITVVRRWPDAMPQYDVGHLARVAEIERLVAPIPVFAIAGAAYRGVGSPDCVRGGEAAADTIFAKLSMPK; this is encoded by the coding sequence ATCAAACGGGTTGCGGTAATCGGCGGAGGAATCACCGGGCTCGCCGCGGCGTATCGGCTTCGCGAGCTCGCGGCGACGCGCGAATTTCCGCTCGAAGTGGAATTGCTGGAACGCGGCGCGAGCTGCGGCGGAGCGCTCGAGACGATTCGCCGCGACGGATTTGTAATCGAGACCGGCGCCGATTCTTTTTTGTCGGAAAAACCATCGGCCGCCGAGCTCGCGCGGCGGCTTGGCCTCGGCGCGGAACTGATTCCGACCCGCGAGATCTACGGCAAGACCTTCGTGGTGCGTGCGGGGCGGCTGGTCGAGGTCCCGGCGGGATTTATGATGCTCGCGACGGCGCATTTCGGGCCGGTTTTTCGAAGTCCGCTTTTTTCGCCGCTCGGAAAATTTCGGATGGCGCTGGAACCGTTCATCGCGACGCGAACCAGCGGCGACGACGAGAGCCTGGATTCGTTCGTGACGCGGCGACTGGGGCGCGAGGTGCTCGAGCGCGTTGCGCAGGCGCTCGCGGGCGGCATCTACACCGCCGATCCGAAACACCTCAGCACCACGGCGACGATACCGCGCTTTGTCGAGATGGAGCGGCGCCATGGCAGCCTGTTCAAGGGAATGCGCGCGGCAGAGCGGGCGCGCGCGTCGCAGAGTCCGGAGGTGAGCGGCGCGCGATGGAGCTTGTTCCAGAGCTTCAGGAATGGGATGGCGACGCTGCCCGAGACAATTGCGGCGCGGCTGGGCGGGTCGATTCGCACCGGAGCGGAAGTCATCGGGATGTCGCCCACGGCGGACGGATGGCGGCTCGCTTTGGCCGCCGGCGGCTCGATCGACGCCAACGCGGTAATCTGCGCCGCGCCGGCGTACGCGGCCGCGCGGATCGTGTCGCCGCTTGAGCCGGCGGCGGCGAAGTTGCTCGCCGGAATCAGTTACGCGTCGGCGGCGACGGTCAACCTGACCTTTCGCGAGAGCGACTTCGAGGGTCCTCCGCGCGCATTCGGCTTCGTGGTGCCGGCAATCGAGCATCGGCGCATAATCGCGGCCAGCTTTTCGAGCTTCAAGTTCGAGGGACGCGCACCCGCGGGCGCAATCCTGGCGCGCGCGTTCATCGGCGGCGAGCTGCATCGCGAAATGATGAACCTTGGCGACGACGAGATGGTCACCGCCGTGCGCGACGAGTTTCGCGCGCTGCTCGGCGTGACCGCGGCGCCGGGAATCACCGTGGTCAGGCGATGGCCCGATGCGATGCCGCAGTACGACGTCGGGCATCTGGCGCGGGTCGCCGAGATCGAGCGCCTGGTCGCCCCGATTCCCGTCTTCGCAATCGCGGGCGCGGCTTATCGCGGCGTGGGCAGTCCCGATTGCGTGCGCGGCGGCGAAGCTGCGGCCGATACGATCTTCGCCAAACTCTCGATGCCGAAATAA
- the dinB gene encoding DNA polymerase IV — MSIEEAPTAGSAAHWPRVIAHADMDAFYASVEVLDNPALRGLPVIVGGRSARGVVTSASYEARKFGVRSAMPTGQARKLCPQAIFVPGRMDRYVEISRVVRRVFESFSPIVEPLSLDEAFIDLTGTERLLGPPLDAARDLKRRVLEETGLVASVGVAPTKMAAKILSDMSKPDGLLAVAPEKMQEFLTPLPVERLWGVGRVTLARMHECGIKTVGDLARRDPAELKNLFGTMGPHLHELASGNDTRPVIADWQRKSYGEENTFARDLALDSDEIRRILIAHGDALARRLRADGVRARTVTLKLKLARPLGGGRYPLITRSFSLDAATNDGPEISRVATQLLSKAGGQDKIRLAGVQVHQLERADSAQLGLFDAPSADNRDRKRDRLNRALDSVAKKFGDEAVTRGLARAERAAPTRRIK, encoded by the coding sequence GTGAGCATCGAGGAAGCTCCCACCGCCGGCTCCGCGGCCCATTGGCCGCGAGTGATCGCGCACGCGGACATGGACGCCTTCTACGCGTCGGTCGAAGTGCTCGACAACCCCGCCCTGCGCGGCCTGCCGGTAATCGTGGGCGGGCGCAGCGCGCGCGGGGTGGTGACGTCGGCGTCGTACGAGGCGCGCAAATTCGGCGTGCGTTCCGCGATGCCGACCGGGCAGGCGCGCAAACTGTGTCCGCAGGCGATCTTCGTGCCGGGCCGGATGGATCGCTACGTGGAAATCTCGCGGGTGGTGCGCCGCGTGTTCGAGAGCTTCAGTCCGATCGTCGAACCGCTCTCGCTCGACGAGGCTTTTATCGATCTGACCGGCACCGAGCGCCTGCTCGGGCCGCCGCTGGACGCGGCGCGCGATCTCAAGCGCCGGGTGCTCGAAGAAACCGGGCTGGTCGCATCGGTGGGCGTCGCGCCGACCAAGATGGCGGCGAAGATTCTGAGCGACATGTCGAAGCCCGATGGATTGCTCGCGGTGGCGCCGGAAAAAATGCAAGAATTTCTGACCCCGCTGCCGGTCGAAAGGCTGTGGGGAGTCGGACGGGTGACGCTCGCGCGGATGCATGAATGCGGGATTAAGACGGTCGGCGACCTTGCGCGGCGCGATCCGGCGGAGCTCAAGAACCTGTTCGGCACGATGGGACCGCATCTGCATGAACTGGCGTCGGGCAACGACACCCGGCCCGTAATCGCCGACTGGCAGCGCAAGTCATACGGCGAGGAAAATACTTTCGCGCGGGACCTGGCGCTCGACTCGGATGAAATCAGGCGGATTCTGATCGCGCATGGCGACGCGCTGGCGCGCCGGCTGCGCGCCGACGGGGTGCGCGCGCGCACGGTGACGCTGAAGCTGAAGTTGGCGCGTCCACTCGGCGGCGGGCGCTATCCGTTGATCACGCGCAGCTTCTCGCTGGACGCCGCGACCAATGACGGGCCGGAAATCTCGCGCGTCGCTACGCAGTTGCTGTCGAAGGCCGGTGGGCAGGACAAAATTCGTCTCGCCGGCGTGCAGGTGCATCAGTTGGAGCGCGCGGATAGTGCGCAGCTCGGACTGTTCGACGCGCCGTCGGCGGACAATCGCGATCGCAAGCGCGACCGGCTCAATCGGGCGCTGGATTCTGTCGCGAAGAAGTTCGGTGACGAGGCCGTGACGCGCGGGTTGGCGCGCGCGGAGCGCGCCGCGCCGACGCGGCGAATCAAATGA
- a CDS encoding MarR family winged helix-turn-helix transcriptional regulator has product MQAVGRRDPIFRAIEAMTALAEIFERRREVLARDAGITIEQWRVLEEISTEHFIPSMFARSRDSSAAAVSKILRQLLDSGLVSAAIGRADRRNRRYKLTAKGTRALGKLRASRQAAIEAIWTGFSRDELAAFSAFAIKLSDRIERYSRGKSARRAAAAR; this is encoded by the coding sequence ATGCAAGCAGTTGGACGCCGCGACCCAATCTTCCGCGCGATCGAAGCGATGACCGCGCTGGCCGAAATCTTCGAGCGCCGGCGCGAGGTGCTGGCCCGCGACGCGGGCATCACGATCGAGCAGTGGCGCGTGCTCGAGGAAATCTCGACCGAGCATTTTATTCCGTCGATGTTCGCGCGCAGCCGCGACAGTTCGGCGGCGGCGGTGTCGAAAATATTGCGCCAGCTTCTCGACAGCGGACTGGTCTCGGCCGCGATTGGACGGGCCGACCGCAGGAACCGGCGTTACAAGCTGACCGCGAAGGGAACCAGAGCGCTGGGCAAGCTGCGCGCGTCGCGCCAGGCGGCGATCGAGGCGATATGGACGGGATTTTCGCGCGACGAGCTGGCCGCATTCAGCGCGTTCGCGATCAAGCTCTCCGATCGGATCGAACGCTATTCGCGCGGGAAAAGTGCGCGGCGCGCGGCGGCGGCCCGATGA
- the leuC gene encoding 3-isopropylmalate dehydratase large subunit, whose product MAAKTLFEKIWEEHVVREKQREPSLLYIDLHLVHEVTSPQAFEGLRRSGRNVRAPHRTYATQDHNVPTTDRSKPITDPDSKLQIETLRHNCAQFGLRLFDIGSREQGIVHVIGPQLGLTQPGMTIVCGDSHTATHGAFGALAFGIGTSEVEHVLATQCLWEERPQTFEIRVDGKLGTGVGAKDLILGIIGRIKTNGATGHVIEYRGAAVEALSMEERMTVCNMSIEGGARAGMVAADKTTVEYLRGRRYIPSGKEFDDLAARWLECRSDAGAKFDRSRVFDAATFAPQVTWGTNPGMVTDVGGSVPNPAEIGDQQQRETVERALAYMALRPGTRIEDIKIDRVFIGSCTNSRLSDLTAAAAVVKGRKVAPTVHAMVVPGSQEIKAEAESLGLDRIFTEAGFEWRESGCSMCLAMNPDVLQPGERCASTSNRNFEGRQGKGGRTHLVSPAMAAAAAIAGHFVDVREWQG is encoded by the coding sequence ATGGCCGCAAAGACCCTGTTCGAGAAAATCTGGGAAGAGCACGTGGTCCGCGAAAAGCAGCGTGAGCCTTCCCTGCTCTACATTGACCTGCACCTGGTTCACGAGGTCACGTCGCCGCAGGCGTTCGAGGGACTGCGCCGCTCGGGGCGCAATGTCCGCGCGCCGCATCGGACCTACGCCACGCAGGATCACAACGTGCCGACAACCGATCGGAGCAAGCCGATCACCGATCCCGATTCGAAATTGCAGATCGAGACGCTCAGGCACAACTGCGCGCAGTTCGGGCTGCGGCTGTTCGATATCGGCTCGCGCGAGCAGGGGATCGTGCACGTCATCGGGCCGCAGCTCGGGCTGACGCAGCCGGGCATGACGATCGTTTGCGGCGACAGCCACACCGCTACTCACGGCGCATTCGGGGCGCTGGCGTTCGGCATCGGCACCAGCGAGGTCGAGCACGTGCTGGCGACGCAATGCCTGTGGGAAGAGCGTCCGCAGACGTTTGAAATTCGCGTCGATGGAAAGCTCGGCACGGGAGTCGGCGCCAAGGATTTGATCCTCGGCATCATCGGCAGGATCAAGACCAACGGCGCCACCGGGCACGTGATCGAGTATCGCGGCGCGGCCGTCGAAGCGCTGTCGATGGAAGAGCGCATGACAGTGTGCAACATGTCGATCGAAGGTGGCGCGCGCGCCGGGATGGTCGCGGCGGACAAGACCACCGTCGAGTATCTGCGCGGGCGCCGGTACATCCCCAGCGGCAAGGAGTTCGACGATCTCGCGGCGCGATGGCTCGAATGCCGCAGCGACGCCGGCGCGAAGTTCGATCGAAGCCGGGTATTCGACGCCGCGACGTTCGCGCCGCAAGTGACGTGGGGCACGAATCCCGGGATGGTCACCGACGTTGGGGGAAGCGTGCCGAATCCCGCCGAGATCGGCGACCAGCAGCAGCGCGAGACGGTCGAGCGGGCGCTCGCCTACATGGCGCTTCGGCCCGGCACGAGAATCGAGGACATCAAGATCGATCGCGTGTTCATCGGATCGTGCACCAACTCGCGGCTGAGCGATCTCACGGCCGCCGCCGCCGTCGTCAAGGGACGCAAAGTTGCGCCGACCGTGCACGCGATGGTCGTGCCGGGATCGCAGGAGATCAAGGCGGAGGCGGAGAGTCTCGGGCTGGACAGAATTTTCACGGAGGCCGGCTTCGAGTGGCGCGAATCGGGATGCAGCATGTGCCTGGCGATGAATCCCGACGTGCTGCAGCCGGGCGAGCGATGCGCCAGCACGTCGAATCGCAACTTCGAAGGGCGCCAAGGCAAGGGCGGACGCACGCACCTGGTCAGCCCCGCGATGGCGGCGGCGGCGGCGATAGCAGGACACTTCGTCGATGTGCGCGAGTGGCAGGGGTGA